Proteins co-encoded in one Gallus gallus isolate bGalGal1 chromosome 27, bGalGal1.mat.broiler.GRCg7b, whole genome shotgun sequence genomic window:
- the NBR1 gene encoding next to BRCA1 gene 1 protein isoform X5: protein MNVYEESSPLKETSSCSWQLHEKTVTEKLAVLKDELAAQQKLNHNRTGRTNQSPPEWFTSYLETFREQVVKETVEQLEQKLYEKLIHHNQSSDFSESSVTTAPPNSETQTKNGNQCDWLISCCNCQARIVGVRYQCSLCPAYNICEQCEAGMYAHDPNHILLKLRRPMLCIAENYDVAQFSPCLPTTLEQVRLQKQIDKRFLKAEKQRLRAEKKQRKAEVRELKKQLKLHRKIHLWNSVPVLETSGSPTLKSENLQHSTIPSLSQHFQAVVPTLSAVFVDENLPDGTRLQPGTKFIKHWRMKNTGNVEWSSDTKLKLMWGNLTLASSEKKDVLVPSIPTGQVGTVSVEFVAPNIEGTYTSHWRLSHRGEQFGPRIWCSIVVDPSPATDSLESNWKDFDSRHKGDTSSNKQDAYLKTERNAHVTGEIVEQAEISLPAFPLKMKNLASEREFYIPSVDLLTAQDLLSFELLDINIVQELERVPHNTPVDMTPCMSPLPHDSLLLEKPGLDQIDEENEGSGFKPVSDTSVVKMKTEHPLNQEEGEEDMSGTQFVCETVIRSLTLDAAPDHKPPQKKKSLENELLLSDGRTDRSSITVRSDEDEGDDKDDVQSQGSSTSSEDYIIILPECFDTSRPLGESMYSSALSQPSLEKTGDSETRAGNSEGERQPQMRSISNILTTSQTLAVVPLAPEVVDTLPQTERNLASLQNHIFQEPNIPTSENVSSTPYNEIREEPSGEDRHEPGSSVFLTSIRKGSEYARHPQGGSIAGDLVKGALSVAASAYKALFAGPPITEQPAATEEHTAALLSSLCEMGFCDRQLNLRLLKKHNNNMVQVVTELLQISNSDWYSNRC from the exons TTCAGGGAGCAAGTGGTGAAGGAAACTGTTGAGCAGCTAGAGCAGAAGTTATATGAGAAGCTTATTCATCACAATCAGTCTTCAGACTTCTCTGAGAGCTCTGTTACAACAGCACCTCCCAATTCAGAGACCCAAACAAAGAATGGTAATCAATGTGACTGGCTCATCTCCTGCTGCAACTGCCAGGCTCGAATTGTTGGAGTTCGCTACCAGTGCAG TCTCTGTCCAGCCTACAATATTTGTGAACAGTGTGAAGCAGGAATGTATGCACACGATCCTAATCATATATTGCTAAAGCTACGAAGACCTATGCTATGTATTGCTGAAAACTACGACGTTGCACAGTTTTCACCTTGCTTGCCCACTACTCTGGAGCAAGTAAG GCTCCAGAAGCAGATagacaaaagatttctgaaggcagaaaagcagaggttacgagcagagaagaaacagcGAAAGGCAGAGGTCCGAGAGCTCAAAAAGCAGCTAAAATTGCACAGGAAAATTCATCTGTGGAACTCTGTCCCTGTATTAGAAACCAGTGGCTCACCGACTCTGAAGTCAGAAAATCTCCAACACAGTACCATACC GAGTCTCAGTCAACACTTCCAAGCAGTTGTCCCAACATTAAGTGCAGTTTTTGTGGATGAGAATTTGCCAGATGGGACTCGcttgcagccaggcacaaaGTTCATCAAGCACTGGCGAATGAAAAATACTGGTAATGTGGAATGGAGCTCAGACACAAAG CTGAAACTTATGTGGGGAAATCTCACCTTGGCATCTTCTGAGAAAAAGGATGTGTTGGTACCATCCATACCAACGGGGCAAGTAGGAACTGTTTCAGTTGAGTTTGTGGCTCCCAATATAGAAGGAACTTATACCTCTCACTGGAGGCTGTCGCACAGAGGGGAACAGTTTGGACCTAGAATCTGGTGCAGTATTGTTGTGGATCCCTCGCCAGCTACTGACTCTTTAGAAAGCAATTGGAAGGATTTTGATTCACGTCATAAAGGTGATACTTCCAGTAACAAACAG GATGCTTActtgaagacagaaagaaatgctcACGTTACAGGTGAAATTGTGGAACAGGCTGAGATATCTCTGCcagcttttcctttgaaaatgaaaaacctaGCCAGTGAGAGAGAATTCTATATCCCATCTGTTGATCTTCTCACTGCACAG GATTTGCTGTCTTTTGAGCTACTGGACATCAATATTGTACAGGAATTAGAGCGAGTGCCACACAATACTCCTGTTG ACATGACTCCATGCATGTCCCCTTTGCCACATGATAGCCTCTTGCTAGAGAAACCTGGCTTAGATCAGATAGACGAGGAGAATGAGGGGAGTGGATTTAAACCAGTGTCTG ATACTTCTGtggtgaaaatgaaaactgaacatCCACTGAACCaagaagaaggggaagaagatATGAGCGGGACTCAGTTTGTCTGCGAAACTGTAATTCGCTCTCTGACTCTGGATGCTGCACCTGACCATAAGcccccacaaaaaaagaaatccctggAGA aTGAGCTTCTATTGTCTGATGGGAGAACAGACCGCTCTAGCATTACTGTCAGATCTGATGAAGATGAAGGTGACGATAAAGATGATGTTCAAAGTCAAGGCTCTTCCACCTCATCAGAGGATTATATCATTATTCTCCCTGAGTGCTTTGATACCAGTCGTCCTCTAGGGGAGTCCATGTATAGTTCAGCTCTTTCTCAGCCCAGCCTGGAAAAGACAGGAGATTCTGAAACAAGGGCAGGGAATTCAGAGGGGGAGAGGCAGCCACAGATGCGCAGCATCAGTAACATTTTGACAACTTCACAAACACTGGCTGTAGTACCGTTGGCCCCAGAGGTTGTGGACACCTTACCCCAGACAGAAAG aaatcttGCATCTCTTCAGAATCATATCTTCCAAGAGCCAAACATACCAACTTCGGAGAATGTCTCTTCCACTCCTTATAATGAAATAAGAGAAG aaCCTAGTGGTGAAGACAGGCATGAACCAGGATCTTCTGTATTTCTAACTAGTATCCGGAAAGGCTCAGAATACGCAAG ACATCCACAAGGAGGCAGCATTGCAGGAGATCTAGTTAAAGGAGCTTTGTCAGTTGCTGCCTCTGCCTACAAAGCATTATTTGCTGGACCACCTATTACAGAACAg CCTGCAGCTACagaagagcacactgctgctcttctATCCAGTCTGTGTGAGATGGGATTCTGTGACAGGCAGTTAAACCTGCGACTGCTGAAGAAACACAACAATAATATGGTTCAAGTGGTAACTGAGTTGCTTCAGATCAGTAACAGCGACTGGTACAGCAATAGATGCTGA
- the NBR1 gene encoding next to BRCA1 gene 1 protein isoform X2, with protein MPRLEIAVKQGNQLQMNVYEESSPLKETSSCSWQLHEKTVTEKLAVLKDELAAQQKLNHNRTGRTNQSPPEWFTSYLETFREQVVKETVEQLEQKLYEKLIHHNQSSDFSESSVTTAPPNSETQTKNGNQCDWLISCCNCQARIVGVRYQCSLCPAYNICEQCEAGMYAHDPNHILLKLRRPMLCIAENYDVAQFSPCLPTTLEQVRLQKQIDKRFLKAEKQRLRAEKKQRKAEVRELKKQLKLHRKIHLWNSVPVLETSGSPTLKSENLQHSTIPSLSQHFQAVVPTLSAVFVDENLPDGTRLQPGTKFIKHWRMKNTGNVEWSSDTKLKLMWGNLTLASSEKKDVLVPSIPTGQVGTVSVEFVAPNIEGTYTSHWRLSHRGEQFGPRIWCSIVVDPSPATDSLESNWKDFDSRHKGDTSSNKQDAYLKTERNAHVTGEIVEQAEISLPAFPLKMKNLASEREFYIPSVDLLTAQDLLSFELLDINIVQELERVPHNTPVDMTPCMSPLPHDSLLLEKPGLDQIDEENEGSGFKPVSDTSVVKMKTEHPLNQEEGEEDMSGTQFVCETVIRSLTLDAAPDHKPPQKKKSLENELLLSDGRTDRSSITVRSDEDEGDDKDDVQSQGSSTSSEDYIIILPECFDTSRPLGESMYSSALSQPSLEKTGDSETRAGNSEGERQPQMRSISNILTTSQTLAVVPLAPEVVDTLPQTERNLASLQNHIFQEPNIPTSENVSSTPYNEIREEPSGEDRHEPGSSVFLTSIRKGSEYARHPQGGSIAGDLVKGALSVAASAYKALFAGPPITEQPAATEEHTAALLSSLCEMGFCDRQLNLRLLKKHNNNMVQVVTELLQISNSDWYSNRC; from the exons TTCAGGGAGCAAGTGGTGAAGGAAACTGTTGAGCAGCTAGAGCAGAAGTTATATGAGAAGCTTATTCATCACAATCAGTCTTCAGACTTCTCTGAGAGCTCTGTTACAACAGCACCTCCCAATTCAGAGACCCAAACAAAGAATGGTAATCAATGTGACTGGCTCATCTCCTGCTGCAACTGCCAGGCTCGAATTGTTGGAGTTCGCTACCAGTGCAG TCTCTGTCCAGCCTACAATATTTGTGAACAGTGTGAAGCAGGAATGTATGCACACGATCCTAATCATATATTGCTAAAGCTACGAAGACCTATGCTATGTATTGCTGAAAACTACGACGTTGCACAGTTTTCACCTTGCTTGCCCACTACTCTGGAGCAAGTAAG GCTCCAGAAGCAGATagacaaaagatttctgaaggcagaaaagcagaggttacgagcagagaagaaacagcGAAAGGCAGAGGTCCGAGAGCTCAAAAAGCAGCTAAAATTGCACAGGAAAATTCATCTGTGGAACTCTGTCCCTGTATTAGAAACCAGTGGCTCACCGACTCTGAAGTCAGAAAATCTCCAACACAGTACCATACC GAGTCTCAGTCAACACTTCCAAGCAGTTGTCCCAACATTAAGTGCAGTTTTTGTGGATGAGAATTTGCCAGATGGGACTCGcttgcagccaggcacaaaGTTCATCAAGCACTGGCGAATGAAAAATACTGGTAATGTGGAATGGAGCTCAGACACAAAG CTGAAACTTATGTGGGGAAATCTCACCTTGGCATCTTCTGAGAAAAAGGATGTGTTGGTACCATCCATACCAACGGGGCAAGTAGGAACTGTTTCAGTTGAGTTTGTGGCTCCCAATATAGAAGGAACTTATACCTCTCACTGGAGGCTGTCGCACAGAGGGGAACAGTTTGGACCTAGAATCTGGTGCAGTATTGTTGTGGATCCCTCGCCAGCTACTGACTCTTTAGAAAGCAATTGGAAGGATTTTGATTCACGTCATAAAGGTGATACTTCCAGTAACAAACAG GATGCTTActtgaagacagaaagaaatgctcACGTTACAGGTGAAATTGTGGAACAGGCTGAGATATCTCTGCcagcttttcctttgaaaatgaaaaacctaGCCAGTGAGAGAGAATTCTATATCCCATCTGTTGATCTTCTCACTGCACAG GATTTGCTGTCTTTTGAGCTACTGGACATCAATATTGTACAGGAATTAGAGCGAGTGCCACACAATACTCCTGTTG ACATGACTCCATGCATGTCCCCTTTGCCACATGATAGCCTCTTGCTAGAGAAACCTGGCTTAGATCAGATAGACGAGGAGAATGAGGGGAGTGGATTTAAACCAGTGTCTG ATACTTCTGtggtgaaaatgaaaactgaacatCCACTGAACCaagaagaaggggaagaagatATGAGCGGGACTCAGTTTGTCTGCGAAACTGTAATTCGCTCTCTGACTCTGGATGCTGCACCTGACCATAAGcccccacaaaaaaagaaatccctggAGA aTGAGCTTCTATTGTCTGATGGGAGAACAGACCGCTCTAGCATTACTGTCAGATCTGATGAAGATGAAGGTGACGATAAAGATGATGTTCAAAGTCAAGGCTCTTCCACCTCATCAGAGGATTATATCATTATTCTCCCTGAGTGCTTTGATACCAGTCGTCCTCTAGGGGAGTCCATGTATAGTTCAGCTCTTTCTCAGCCCAGCCTGGAAAAGACAGGAGATTCTGAAACAAGGGCAGGGAATTCAGAGGGGGAGAGGCAGCCACAGATGCGCAGCATCAGTAACATTTTGACAACTTCACAAACACTGGCTGTAGTACCGTTGGCCCCAGAGGTTGTGGACACCTTACCCCAGACAGAAAG aaatcttGCATCTCTTCAGAATCATATCTTCCAAGAGCCAAACATACCAACTTCGGAGAATGTCTCTTCCACTCCTTATAATGAAATAAGAGAAG aaCCTAGTGGTGAAGACAGGCATGAACCAGGATCTTCTGTATTTCTAACTAGTATCCGGAAAGGCTCAGAATACGCAAG ACATCCACAAGGAGGCAGCATTGCAGGAGATCTAGTTAAAGGAGCTTTGTCAGTTGCTGCCTCTGCCTACAAAGCATTATTTGCTGGACCACCTATTACAGAACAg CCTGCAGCTACagaagagcacactgctgctcttctATCCAGTCTGTGTGAGATGGGATTCTGTGACAGGCAGTTAAACCTGCGACTGCTGAAGAAACACAACAATAATATGGTTCAAGTGGTAACTGAGTTGCTTCAGATCAGTAACAGCGACTGGTACAGCAATAGATGCTGA